AAAAGGAGATAAAACAGCAGAAGAGTTTGGTTATCCAGAAGTACAGAAAAAAGCAAGAAAACCACTAAAATCAACTGCGTTTATGAACATCGTTAGATGGAGATTGGTAAATACTCTGAAGTGTGACTGGACTTATGGCTATATTACAAAACATGACAGGATTAAATTAGGCATGGAGAAAAGCCATGTAAATGATGCTTTTGTAATTGCTGGTGGAACAACTCAAAGTAGAAGTAAACCTTATAAATTGACTCAAACTAGACGCAATAATAGAAGTATTCAAACGAATAGAAAAGGTTTTAAACCTTCTATACGAAAACAAAGATATAAATTACAGCCCCATGATTTAGTAAAATATATTGAATTTTTATGTAAAGTGAAAGGTGTTCATAGTTATGGTAAAT
The sequence above is a segment of the archaeon BMS3Bbin15 genome. Coding sequences within it:
- the cas9_3 gene encoding CRISPR-associated endonuclease Cas9 translates to MREYLLEKWKHECAYCGKGNIPLEIEHIIPKIRGGTNRVSNLTLACHKYNQKKGDKTAEEFGYPEVQKKARKPLKSTAFMNIVRWRLVNTLKCDWTYGYITKHDRIKLGMEKSHVNDAFVIAGGTTQSRSKPYKLTQTRRNNRSIQTNRKGFKPSIRKQRYKLQPHDLVKYIEFLCKVKGVHSYGKYIILVDKVGKLFDINVKKVELVKYGKGIQF